One part of the Funiculus sociatus GB2-C1 genome encodes these proteins:
- a CDS encoding putative bifunctional diguanylate cyclase/phosphodiesterase: MKLNCQLALYSFLAQFGLLKRSYTAKIMLVAFLGTHVPLLTLLTTFVISNSYSWEMTVRVLVIALLATLAGTAATLYAIRHLLAPVILTSAALQDYLNTKKLPELPTEFADEAGTLMADTSQTIHKLDELIHYISNYDALTGLPNRDLFRERLHQTVSQSENDQRLVAVLLLGIDDFTDMSHTLEQETLNLLLRAIAQRLTTCTSQTDILAHISEDEFAIALTEIPSFESAIKLSQLVVSTLAKPFFLEGTSIRITASIGIAVNDLEDRNGVDKLLQQARLALYQAKQQGRSQYQFYSPEVNAQLQERLALENELHGALERNEMVVYYQPLIDLHSRQITAMEALVRWQHPTQGLVSPAKFIPIAEANGSIVPIGEWVLRTACAQTRAWQLAGLPAIRISVNLSARQFEQQNLVEVVSKILEETGLEASYLELEVTESFLMGDVQRSVNTLEKLRELGISLALDDFGTGYSSLNYLKRFPVTMLKIDRSFVQDVTSNPDSAAVTDAIIALAKSLRLNITAEGIETQEQLDYLQKRGCEEGQGFYFSRPVPADVIAQMLKESSQQMAAIAI; this comes from the coding sequence ATGAAACTCAATTGCCAGCTTGCCCTGTACTCCTTCCTAGCTCAGTTCGGATTGCTTAAGAGAAGTTATACCGCCAAAATTATGTTGGTGGCATTTTTAGGCACTCACGTACCACTTTTAACCTTACTGACTACTTTCGTTATTTCAAACTCTTATTCCTGGGAAATGACAGTGCGAGTTCTGGTTATTGCTCTGTTGGCTACCTTAGCGGGTACAGCAGCCACTCTGTATGCAATACGCCACCTCCTCGCCCCGGTCATTTTGACATCTGCTGCATTGCAAGACTATTTAAATACCAAAAAATTACCCGAACTGCCCACAGAGTTTGCCGATGAAGCAGGCACATTGATGGCAGATACCTCGCAAACGATTCATAAATTAGATGAATTAATTCACTACATCAGTAACTACGATGCACTGACTGGATTACCTAATCGAGATTTATTCCGCGAGCGCCTGCATCAGACAGTATCCCAATCTGAAAACGATCAGCGGCTGGTTGCAGTGCTTTTGCTGGGTATCGACGATTTCACTGACATGAGTCATACCTTGGAGCAGGAAACATTAAATTTGCTGTTAAGAGCAATTGCCCAGCGTTTGACAACCTGTACGAGTCAAACAGATATCTTGGCTCATATAAGTGAAGATGAATTTGCGATCGCTCTGACGGAAATTCCCTCCTTTGAGAGCGCGATCAAGCTATCCCAGTTGGTAGTCAGTACGCTAGCAAAACCCTTCTTTTTAGAGGGTACCTCGATTCGGATTACAGCCAGTATTGGTATCGCAGTTAATGACCTAGAAGATCGCAATGGTGTGGATAAACTGTTGCAACAGGCTCGTCTGGCGCTATATCAGGCAAAACAACAAGGACGTAGCCAATATCAGTTCTATTCACCAGAAGTGAATGCTCAGTTGCAGGAACGACTGGCATTAGAAAATGAATTACATGGAGCGCTTGAGCGTAACGAAATGGTGGTTTATTACCAACCCTTGATTGATTTGCACAGCAGACAAATCACAGCAATGGAAGCGCTGGTTCGCTGGCAACATCCCACCCAAGGTTTAGTTTCTCCCGCCAAGTTTATTCCGATTGCAGAAGCCAATGGTTCGATTGTGCCAATTGGGGAATGGGTTTTGCGAACTGCCTGCGCCCAAACTCGTGCTTGGCAGCTTGCCGGACTTCCTGCAATTCGGATATCGGTAAATCTGTCAGCGCGACAGTTTGAACAACAAAATCTAGTCGAAGTCGTCAGCAAAATCCTTGAGGAAACCGGACTGGAAGCATCTTACTTGGAACTAGAAGTAACTGAAAGCTTCTTGATGGGGGACGTTCAGCGATCGGTTAATACTCTAGAGAAATTACGAGAACTGGGTATATCGCTAGCTTTAGATGATTTTGGCACTGGCTATTCCTCTTTGAACTACTTGAAGCGTTTTCCGGTTACGATGCTCAAGATCGATCGGTCATTTGTGCAGGATGTAACATCCAATCCTGATAGCGCCGCCGTCACTGATGCGATCATTGCCCTGGCAAAGAGCCTGCGGTTGAACATTACGGCAGAGGGCATAGAAACCCAAGAACAGCTTGACTACCTGCAAAAACGGGGATGTGAAGAAGGTCAGGGGTTCTACTTTAGTCGTCCTGTCCCCGCTGATGTGATCGCCCAAATGCTCAAAGAAAGTTCTCAGCAAATGGCGGCGATCGCTATCTAG
- a CDS encoding WD40 repeat domain-containing protein: MRCCSKDKNNCRAIATLKGNATLINSVAFSPKGQTLASGSLDNTIKLWNPRTGELKSTLAGDDSQVNSFAFSPNGQIASGSNDGSIKIWQVPTQE, encoded by the coding sequence GTGCGGTGTTGCAGCAAGGACAAGAACAACTGCCGAGCGATCGCCACCCTGAAGGGAAATGCCACCTTAATTAATTCTGTTGCTTTCAGTCCCAAGGGGCAAACGTTAGCCAGTGGCAGTTTAGATAATACTATCAAGCTGTGGAATCCCCGCACTGGCGAACTCAAAAGCACTCTGGCAGGAGATGACAGCCAAGTAAATTCCTTTGCCTTCAGCCCCAATGGGCAAATAGCGAGTGGAAGTAATGACGGCAGCATTAAGATTTGGCAAGTGCCTACTCAAGAATGA